In one window of Caenimonas aquaedulcis DNA:
- a CDS encoding translation initiation factor Sui1, with protein MKSRSPAGGLVYSTDAGRMCPACRRPVALCACAKSKPLPAGDGIVRVSREAKGRGGKTVTVVRGLPMDAAQLDGAAKALKAACGSGGTVKDGAVEVQGDHCDKIVALLTAQGHRVKRAGG; from the coding sequence ATGAAATCCCGTTCGCCTGCCGGCGGCCTCGTTTACTCCACGGACGCGGGCCGGATGTGCCCCGCGTGCCGGCGCCCTGTCGCGCTGTGCGCCTGCGCGAAGTCGAAGCCGCTCCCCGCCGGCGACGGCATCGTCCGCGTGTCGCGGGAGGCCAAGGGCCGGGGCGGCAAGACGGTCACGGTGGTGCGCGGGCTGCCGATGGACGCCGCGCAACTCGACGGCGCCGCCAAGGCGCTCAAGGCGGCCTGCGGCTCCGGCGGCACCGTGAAGGACGGCGCGGTGGAAGTGCAGGGCGACCACTGCGACAAGATCGTCGCGCTGCTCACGGCGCAGGGGCACCGGGTCAAGCGCGCCGGCGGTTGA
- a CDS encoding glutathione S-transferase N-terminal domain-containing protein — MQRPLLYTYRRCPYAMRARMALLQAGIDFDRHEVSLRDKPAGMLRLSPKGTVPVMLLPGGQVIDESLDIMRWAFEGRDAEGWWARAQGAACRALVAINDGPFKQLLDRYKYPQRHPSAQGPSAARDEAVACLLRPLESALAGKAYLGGDVPCAADLAIFPFVRQFRAVDDAWFDAQDLRATQQWLQQWLQSALFGRCMEKPAR, encoded by the coding sequence ATGCAGCGTCCCTTGCTCTACACCTACCGGCGATGCCCTTACGCGATGCGCGCGCGGATGGCGCTGCTGCAGGCGGGGATCGATTTCGACCGGCATGAGGTTTCCCTGCGGGACAAGCCGGCCGGCATGCTGCGCCTGTCCCCGAAGGGCACCGTGCCGGTGATGCTGTTGCCCGGCGGGCAGGTGATCGACGAGAGCCTGGACATCATGCGCTGGGCCTTCGAAGGCCGGGACGCCGAGGGTTGGTGGGCGCGCGCGCAGGGCGCCGCCTGCCGGGCGCTCGTCGCGATCAACGACGGTCCCTTCAAGCAGCTGCTGGACCGCTACAAGTATCCGCAGCGCCACCCCTCCGCACAGGGGCCGTCCGCCGCCCGCGATGAAGCGGTGGCGTGCCTGCTGCGTCCGCTCGAAAGCGCGCTCGCCGGCAAGGCGTATCTGGGCGGCGACGTGCCCTGCGCGGCCGACCTGGCGATCTTCCCCTTCGTGCGCCAGTTCCGCGCGGTGGACGATGCGTGGTTCGATGCGCAGGATCTCCGCGCGACGCAGCAGTGGCTGCAGCAGTGGCTGCAGAGCGCGCTGTTCGGGCGCTGCATGGAAAAGCCCGCGCGCTGA